Proteins encoded in a region of the Anopheles ziemanni chromosome 2, idAnoZiCoDA_A2_x.2, whole genome shotgun sequence genome:
- the LOC131282884 gene encoding tRNA N(3)-methylcytidine methyltransferase Mettl2 isoform X1 — protein sequence MNEASEEASVAVQSTSSSIRPQFGNRFLSADDNVFQHNAWDNIQWDDEQEQAALEGVRKNSSVKLPDAEVDRLATEADQNWDRFYGIHQNRFFKDRHWLFTEFPELAPFKTTPNNVPERVLPDGETVKNVETLADTNRPRTIFEIGCGVGNTVFPILNYSHEGNLMVYASDFSHQAIDILRQNPEYDPQRCQAFVLDATAEHWDVPFAEGSIDIVVLIFVLSAIDPDRMQHIAKQIARYLKPGGLVLLRDYGRYDLAQLRFKPGKCVKDNFYVRGDGTLVYFFTQDDLRKLFVEAGLVEEQNIVDRRLQVNRGKMIKMYRVWVQVKFRKPLAD from the exons ATGAACGAAGCAAGTGAAGAGGCCAGTGTCGCGGTGCAGTCGACTTCCAGCAGCATTCGTCCCCAGTTTGGAAATCGGTTTCTTTCTGCCGACGACAATGTATTCCAGCATAACGCTTG GGACAACATCCAGTGGGATGACGAACAGGAGCAGGCGGCTTTGGAAGGCGTCAGGAAGAATTCTTCCGTCAAACTTCCCGACGCGGAAGTTGATCGTCTCGCGACGGAGGCCGATCAGAACTGGGACCGCTTTTACGGTATCCACCAGAACCGATTTTTCAAAGATCGGCACTGGCTGTTTACGGAGTTTCCCGAACTTGCGCCATTCAAGACGACCCCCAACAATGTTCCAGAACGAGTGCTCCCTGATGGGGAAACGGTGAAAAATGTCGAAACCCTGGCGGATACCAATCGACCGAGGACAATCTTTGAAATAGGTTGTGGTGTTGGAAACACGGTTTTTCCTATTCTCAACTACAGCCACGAAGGGAACCTGATGGTGTACGCAAGCGATTTTTCTCACCAAGCCATCGACATTTTACGACAAAATCCCGAATACGATCCTCAGCGATGCCAAGCGTTTGTACTGGATGCTACGGCGGAACACTGGGATGTGCCGTTCGCTGAAGGAAGCATCGACATCGTGGTGCTAATATTTGTGCTGTCTGCTATCGATCCAGATCG tatGCAACACATTGCCAAACAGATTGCTCGCTACCTGAAACCGGGAGGTTTGGTACTGCTACGCGACTACGGCCGGTACGATCTGGCCCAGTTGCGCTTCAAGCCGGGCAAATGTGTAAAGGATAACTTCTATGTCCGCGGCGATGGTACGCTGGTGTATTTTTTCACCCAGGACGACCTGCGGAAGCTGTTCGTGGAAGCGGGTCTGGTCGAGGAGCAGAACATTGTCGATCGTCGATTGCAGGTGAACCGTGGCAAGATGATTAAAATGTATCGCGTTTGGGTGCAGGTTAAGTTTCGTAAACCTTTGGCGGATTAA
- the LOC131282885 gene encoding uncharacterized protein LOC131282885, producing the protein MENNNIKHILQLSKEERRAFLDSFDTLMSDCDGVVWNFTGPIPGVDKALQLLRADGKKLAFISNNGMRTMAEYRKKFHYLGIEAQPEDIVHPALTTVHYLKSVNMQDAVYCIATEVFKDYLREAGFLVLDEPKERFPDNREANQVRVYSSYFDQHDAGPKVGAVVIDIDVNLSLANLMKAKCYLERNSDCLFIAGATDYVIPLDSSMDVIGPGYFIDILERTTGRDALVLGKPGKALAQVVRKKFQITEPKRVLFVGDMLPQDMGFGTRCGFQKLLMLSGGTSKDVLLAHDEPDELPDYYADSFADFIELYNDGSRSEE; encoded by the exons ATGGAGAATAACAATATTAAGCACATCCTACAGCTGTCGAAGGAAGAAAGGCGGGCCTTTCTCGATTCCTTCGATACGCTAATGTCCGACTGTGACGGGGTGGTGTGGAACTTTACCGGTCCGATCCCCGGAGTGGATAAGGCGTTGCAGCTACTGCGAGCCGATGGCAAGAAGCTTGCGTTCATCTCTAACAATGGCATGCGTACGATGGCGGAATACCGGAAAAAATTCCACTATCTTGGCATCGAGGCACAGCCGGAAGACATCGTGCACCCGGCGTTGACAACAGTCCACTATCTCAAGTCCGTCAACATGCAGGATGCCGTTTACTGCATTGCGACGGAAGTTTTTAAGGACTATCTGCGGGAGGCAGGATTTCTAGTGCTCGACGAG CCCAAGGAACGATTCCCCGACAACAGGGAGGCAAATCAGGTGCGCGTCTATTCGAGCTACTTTGACCAACACGACGCGGGTCCAAAGGTCGGTGCGGTTGTGATTGACATCGACGTGAACCTCTCCCTGGCGAATCTGATGAAAGCCAAGTGCTACCTGGAGCGGAACTCCGACTGTCTGTTCATTGCCGGTGCGACCGATTACGTGATTCCACTCGACTCGAGCATGGACGTGATAGGACCGGGATATTTTATCGACATTCTTGAACGCACCACCGGCCGGGATGCACTCGTGCTTGGTAAACCGGGAAAGGCGCTGGCGCAGGTGGTCCGGAAGAAGTTTCAAATTACCGAACCAAAGCGTGTGCTGTTTGTGGGTGACAT GCTTCCACAAGATATGGGCTTTGGCACGCGGTGCGGTTTTCAGAAACTGTTAATGCTTAGTGGCGGTACTTCTAAGGATGTCCTATTGGCCCATGACGAACCGGACGAACTGCCCGACTATTATGCGGACAGTTTTGCCGATTTTATTGAACTGTACAACGACGGCAGTCGTAGTGAAGAATAG
- the LOC131282884 gene encoding tRNA N(3)-methylcytidine methyltransferase Mettl2 isoform X2 — MNEASEEASVAVQSTSSSIRPQFGNRFLSADDNVFQHNAWDNIQWDDEQEQAALEGVRKNSSVKLPDAEVDRLATEADQNWDRFYGIHQNRFFKDRHWLFTEFPELAPLADTNRPRTIFEIGCGVGNTVFPILNYSHEGNLMVYASDFSHQAIDILRQNPEYDPQRCQAFVLDATAEHWDVPFAEGSIDIVVLIFVLSAIDPDRMQHIAKQIARYLKPGGLVLLRDYGRYDLAQLRFKPGKCVKDNFYVRGDGTLVYFFTQDDLRKLFVEAGLVEEQNIVDRRLQVNRGKMIKMYRVWVQVKFRKPLAD, encoded by the exons ATGAACGAAGCAAGTGAAGAGGCCAGTGTCGCGGTGCAGTCGACTTCCAGCAGCATTCGTCCCCAGTTTGGAAATCGGTTTCTTTCTGCCGACGACAATGTATTCCAGCATAACGCTTG GGACAACATCCAGTGGGATGACGAACAGGAGCAGGCGGCTTTGGAAGGCGTCAGGAAGAATTCTTCCGTCAAACTTCCCGACGCGGAAGTTGATCGTCTCGCGACGGAGGCCGATCAGAACTGGGACCGCTTTTACGGTATCCACCAGAACCGATTTTTCAAAGATCGGCACTGGCTGTTTACGGAGTTTCCCGAACTTGCGCC CCTGGCGGATACCAATCGACCGAGGACAATCTTTGAAATAGGTTGTGGTGTTGGAAACACGGTTTTTCCTATTCTCAACTACAGCCACGAAGGGAACCTGATGGTGTACGCAAGCGATTTTTCTCACCAAGCCATCGACATTTTACGACAAAATCCCGAATACGATCCTCAGCGATGCCAAGCGTTTGTACTGGATGCTACGGCGGAACACTGGGATGTGCCGTTCGCTGAAGGAAGCATCGACATCGTGGTGCTAATATTTGTGCTGTCTGCTATCGATCCAGATCG tatGCAACACATTGCCAAACAGATTGCTCGCTACCTGAAACCGGGAGGTTTGGTACTGCTACGCGACTACGGCCGGTACGATCTGGCCCAGTTGCGCTTCAAGCCGGGCAAATGTGTAAAGGATAACTTCTATGTCCGCGGCGATGGTACGCTGGTGTATTTTTTCACCCAGGACGACCTGCGGAAGCTGTTCGTGGAAGCGGGTCTGGTCGAGGAGCAGAACATTGTCGATCGTCGATTGCAGGTGAACCGTGGCAAGATGATTAAAATGTATCGCGTTTGGGTGCAGGTTAAGTTTCGTAAACCTTTGGCGGATTAA